One Pseudanabaena sp. FACHB-2040 genomic window carries:
- the hisIE gene encoding bifunctional phosphoribosyl-AMP cyclohydrolase/phosphoribosyl-ATP diphosphatase HisIE, producing MTSTYQAPFISAVPIDQIRYSEQGLVPAIVQDYLDGTVLMMAWMNRESLQKTLETGDTWFWSRSRQEFWHKGETSGHLQKVQAIRYDCDSDALLVTVEQIGDVACHTGERSCFHQVDGQKVAPPADTLSQVFAVICDRKAHPDPSSYTCKLLEGGDNKILKKIGEETAEVVMAFKDDEADAIAGEVADLLYHTLVALAHHDVDIKAVYRKLQERRR from the coding sequence ATGACTTCCACTTACCAGGCTCCTTTTATCTCGGCTGTACCGATTGACCAGATTCGCTACAGCGAGCAGGGGTTGGTGCCCGCCATCGTTCAGGACTATCTCGATGGCACTGTGCTGATGATGGCCTGGATGAACCGGGAGTCTTTGCAGAAGACTCTAGAGACGGGCGATACCTGGTTTTGGAGCCGGTCGCGCCAGGAATTTTGGCATAAGGGCGAAACCTCGGGGCACTTGCAGAAGGTGCAGGCTATTCGCTACGACTGCGACAGCGATGCGCTGCTGGTGACAGTGGAGCAGATCGGAGATGTGGCTTGCCATACGGGAGAGCGTAGCTGCTTCCATCAGGTGGATGGGCAGAAGGTGGCTCCCCCAGCAGATACCTTGTCTCAGGTGTTTGCGGTGATTTGCGATCGCAAAGCCCACCCGGACCCCAGTTCCTACACCTGCAAGCTGCTAGAGGGCGGCGACAACAAGATTCTCAAGAAGATTGGCGAAGAAACCGCAGAGGTCGTCATGGCCTTTAAAGATGATGAGGCAGATGCGATCGCGGGGGAAGTAGCTGACCTGCTCTATCACACCCTGGTTGCACTAGCTCATCACGATGTGGACATCAAGGCTGTCTACCGCAAGTTGCAGGAACGACGCCGCTAA